One Candidatus Peregrinibacteria bacterium DNA segment encodes these proteins:
- a CDS encoding DUF881 domain-containing protein, with translation MGSKEYKQLKPLLIIVGALCGFFIVLQFRSFKEVENIVRDSNANNIFREIQVLKLTNDELKQEIVELTLELENLTDGRSFLESIRTALEKNRIIAGLTTVQGPGIMMTLDKKIDTSWLVDTQNELWTAGAEAIAVNGIRLSPYTKGFENFNGQIYLNKVPIRVPYKIEAIGNADVLVKILVQQGSISARISNVYPGIKINVSQIDSITMNAVR, from the coding sequence ATGGGTTCAAAGGAATACAAACAGTTAAAGCCTCTTCTCATAATAGTTGGAGCCCTATGCGGATTTTTTATAGTTTTGCAATTTCGCTCTTTTAAAGAAGTTGAAAATATAGTTCGTGATAGCAATGCAAATAATATTTTTCGTGAAATACAGGTTTTGAAACTTACAAACGATGAGCTCAAACAAGAAATTGTCGAACTGACTCTCGAATTAGAAAATCTGACGGATGGGCGTTCATTTCTAGAATCTATTCGTACGGCACTTGAGAAAAACAGAATCATCGCCGGGCTAACAACTGTGCAAGGCCCCGGGATAATGATGACATTGGATAAAAAGATTGATACGTCATGGCTTGTAGATACGCAAAACGAGCTATGGACAGCAGGGGCCGAGGCTATCGCAGTAAATGGTATTCGGCTTTCGCCGTATACCAAAGGGTTTGAAAATTTCAACGGACAGATTTATTTAAATAAAGTCCCAATTCGTGTGCCATACAAAATAGAGGCCATAGGTAATGCGGATGTATTGGTGAAAATACTGGTACAGCAAGGATCTATCTCCGCTCGCATCTCAAATGTTTACCCTGGTATCAAAATAAATGTCAGTCAAATTGACAGTATTACAATGAATGCCGTTAGATAA